From one Bacteroides fragilis NCTC 9343 genomic stretch:
- a CDS encoding MATE family efflux transporter produces MNDKYEERLGTDRMLPLVFRMALPAVIAQIVNLLYNIVDRIYIGHIPGIGTQALAGIGVAGSLIILISAFSAIVAGGGAPLAAIALGQGNRTHAGKILGNGFVLLLFFTLLTSGLSYLFMEPILLFTGASEQTLGYATAYLSIYLIGTLFVEVSVGLNTFINTQGRPGIAMLSIVIGALLNILLDPLFIFVFDWGVKGAALATIISQACSAGWVLFFLTSRRASLRLEPRYMRLDRKVVGAILALGASPFIMASTESLVGFVLNGSLKTFGDIYVSALTIMQSAMLFVSVPLAGFALGFVPIVSYNYGHGNRERVKECFKIVMTFMFLFNLVLILLMILFPSVIASAFTSDEKLIETVVQVMPVFLAGMTIFGLQRACQNMFVALGQAKVSIFIALLRKVILLIPLALMLPYLMGVMGVYAAEAISDAAAAICCTVIFAVQFPRIMNKLTVRS; encoded by the coding sequence ATGAATGATAAATATGAAGAGAGGCTTGGTACGGACCGTATGTTGCCACTTGTGTTCAGGATGGCACTTCCTGCGGTAATTGCACAAATCGTAAATTTGCTCTATAATATTGTGGACCGCATCTATATCGGGCATATCCCGGGAATCGGTACTCAAGCACTTGCAGGTATCGGGGTGGCAGGTTCTCTGATTATTTTGATTTCAGCTTTTTCGGCTATTGTGGCCGGGGGAGGTGCGCCTCTTGCAGCCATAGCGTTAGGGCAGGGCAACCGTACCCATGCCGGAAAAATATTGGGTAATGGCTTCGTGTTATTGCTGTTTTTTACACTTCTGACGTCCGGCTTATCTTATTTGTTTATGGAACCGATTCTTTTGTTTACCGGTGCTTCGGAACAGACGCTCGGGTACGCAACGGCTTATCTTTCGATTTATCTTATCGGTACCCTTTTTGTCGAAGTCTCTGTCGGGTTGAATACTTTTATTAATACACAGGGACGTCCTGGCATCGCTATGCTGTCGATTGTTATTGGAGCGTTGCTTAATATCTTGCTCGATCCTCTGTTTATTTTTGTCTTTGATTGGGGAGTGAAAGGAGCTGCGCTTGCCACTATTATTTCACAGGCTTGCAGTGCTGGCTGGGTATTGTTCTTTCTGACATCCCGGCGTGCTTCTTTGCGGCTCGAGCCTCGTTATATGAGGTTGGACCGGAAGGTTGTTGGAGCTATATTGGCGTTGGGAGCCTCACCGTTTATTATGGCAAGTACCGAAAGCTTGGTAGGATTTGTGCTGAACGGTTCATTGAAGACATTCGGTGATATCTATGTGAGTGCATTGACAATCATGCAGAGTGCCATGCTTTTTGTCAGTGTTCCCCTTGCCGGCTTCGCATTGGGATTCGTACCCATCGTAAGTTATAATTATGGTCATGGAAACCGAGAAAGAGTGAAGGAATGCTTCAAAATAGTGATGACCTTTATGTTTCTGTTCAATCTCGTTTTGATCCTGCTGATGATTTTGTTTCCCTCTGTGATTGCTTCGGCCTTTACTTCTGACGAAAAGTTGATAGAAACCGTAGTACAGGTGATGCCTGTCTTTTTGGCGGGGATGACTATTTTCGGGTTGCAGCGTGCGTGCCAGAATATGTTTGTCGCATTGGGGCAGGCCAAGGTTTCTATCTTTATTGCATTACTTCGTAAGGTGATCCTGTTGATTCCCCTGGCCCTTATGCTTCCATACCTGATGGGAGTGATGGGGGTATATGCTGCCGAAGCAATATCGGATGCTGCGGCAGCCATTTGTTGTACGGTCATCTTTGCGGTTCAGTTCCCAAGGATCATGAATAAATTGACGGTCCGTTCCTGA